The proteins below come from a single Miscanthus floridulus cultivar M001 chromosome 1, ASM1932011v1, whole genome shotgun sequence genomic window:
- the LOC136507849 gene encoding uncharacterized protein, which translates to MAVPGGRNGLRDEDGDMAEHAEAFGGASDDEDVPPHLRALASAAQTGDIAALVAALDNHDGSIDVPVEDGDTLLHLACLYGHLPCVQLLLERGASLECKDEEGAIPLHDACAGGFTEMVQYILNFAANKDGCVVRMLNTVDSEGDTPLHHAARGEHLDVVKLLIEAGASPKKENTYGQTPADMADQDTEVRTLLAAKQIESSTHMSDN; encoded by the exons ATGGCAGTTCCCGGCGGCCGCAACGGCCTCAGGGACGAGGACGGCGACATGGCCGAACACGCCGAGGCCTTCGGCGGCGCCTCCGACGATGAGGATGTGCCTCCCCACCTTCGCGCCCTCGCCAGCGCCGCCCAGACCGGTGACATCGCCGCCCTCGTGGCCGCCCTCG ATAATCATGATGGCAGTATTGATGTTCCAGTTGAAGATGGTGATACTTTGCTCCACCTGGCATGCTTATATGGTCATCTTCCTTGTGTGCAG CTATTGTTGGAACGTGGAGCTAGCTTGGAATGCAAAGATGAAGAAGGCGCTATTCCTCTTCACGATGCTTGTGCTGGAG GCTTCACTGAGATGGTCCAATATATTCTCAACTTTGCTGCCAACAAGGATGGTTGCGTAGTGAGAATGCTAAAcactgttgattctgaaggcgaTACA CCACTCCATCATGCTGCTAGAGGAGAACATTTGGATGTTGTCAAGCTTCTTATCGAGGCTGGGGCATCTCCCAAGAAGGAGAACACTTATGGGCAGACACCCGCTGATATGGCTGACCAAGACACAGAAGTTCGAACCCTGTTGGCTGCCAAGCAAATTGAGTCAAGCACACACATGAGTGATAATTAA
- the LOC136507860 gene encoding protein PYRICULARIA ORYZAE RESISTANCE 21-like, translating to MAEKVSTLVVTLNHGCCRCFTKIRKTVCKLQETEDIRAISYDEVSRTVTVSGAFDPLVLPCKLRRKAGCVIKDIQLVAAELRLPPQPPPRPAQRLAVLPNPFGPSCCCGICGCGGYGCCYCGAYFMSHPPCYGLPLGQYPKMEVACEEASSPACIIM from the exons ATGGCTGAGAAG GTGTCCACGTTGGTTGTGACACTCAACCATGGCTGCTGCCGCTGCTTCACGAAGATCCGGAAAACTGTCTGCAAGCTGCAAG AAACCGAGGACATCCGGGCGATTTCCTACGACGAGGTGTCCAGGACGGTGACGGTCTCTGGCGCCTTCGACCCGCTGGTGCTCCCCTGCAAGCTCCGGCGCAAGGCGGGCTGTGTGATCAAGGACATCCAGCTCGTGGCAGCAGAACTGAGGCTCCCACCACAGCCACCACCGCGTCCGGCGCAGCGACTGGCCGTGCTACCAAATCCGTTCGGTCCGTCGTGCTGCTGCGGCATCTGCGGGTGTGGGGGCTACGGCTGCTGCTATTGCGGCGCCTACTTCATGAGCCACCCGCCGTGCTACGGGCTGCCGTTGGGGCAGTACCCAAAGATGGAAGTTGCCTGCGAGGAGGCGTCGTCTCCAGCGTGCATCATCATGTAA
- the LOC136552933 gene encoding E3 ubiquitin-protein ligase RZFP34-like isoform X2 codes for MRCLPCALVEPTYTCTALPPAYIARGSPCRADCGVALGSTSLLTGHGAAPEASEQPPDRARRRPCLAPSPVRSPRYARCMHRPTISESEIRKEQDNKGERCDVRAMDADAGPERYGCAHYRRKCKIRAPCCGEVFDCRHCHNEAKDSLEVSIQDRHVVPRHDIKLVICSLCNKEQDVQQDCSNCGACLGKYFCAKCNFFDDDVSKNQFHCDGCGICRTGGAENFYHCDKCGCCYTSLLKDSHHCVDRAMHHNCPVCIEYLFDSTKAISVLHCGHTIHLECLYEMRTHQQFSCPVCLRSACNMSDIWQKLDQEVAASPMPAIYQKKMIWILCNDCGMTSNVHFHILAHKCPGCSSYNTRQTRGDPAACSRV; via the exons ATGCGATGCCTACCTTGTGCCCTTGTTGAACCCACGTACACTTGCACTGCACTCCCGCCTGCCTATATAGCCCGCGGTAGCCCGTGCCGTGCGGATTGCGGAGTGGCATTGGGCAGCACGTCCCTGCTCACGGGCCACGGCGCGGCACCGGAAGCGAGCGAGCAACCGCCGGATCGGGCGCGGCGCCGCCCCTGCCTCGCGCCTTCGCCGGTGCGCTCACCCAGGTACGCACG gtgcatgcatcggcctacgaTATCTGAGTCTGAGATCAGAAAAGAACAAGATAACAAAGGGGAAAGGTGCGACGTGCGAGCAATGGACGCTGATGCCGGGCCAGAGCGATACGG GTGCGCGCACTACAGGAGGAAATGCAAGATACGGGCGCCGTGCTGCGGCGAGGTATTTGACTGCAGGCACTGCCACAACGAAGCCAAG GATTCACTTGAGGTCAGCATCCAAGACCGCCACGTGGTTCCCCGTCACGACATCAAGCTG GTTATCTGCTCGCTCTGCAATAAAGAACAGGAT GTACAACAAGATTGTTCAAATTGTGGAGCATGTCTCGGTAAATACTTCTGCGCGAAATGCAACTTCTTCGATGATGAT GTATCAAAGAACCAATTTCACTGTGATGGATGCGGCATATGTAG AACCGGTGGTGCAGAGAATTTCTATCACTGTGATAAATGCG GTTGCTGCTATACCTCTCTGTTGAAGGATTCTCACCATTGCGTGGACAGAGCTATGCATCACAACTGCCCCGTATGCATTGAG TATCTATTCGACTCGACGAAAGCTATCAGTGTGCTCCATTGCGGACACACGATTCACCTGGAATGCCTGTACGAGATGAGAACGCATCAGCA GTTCTCATGCCCGGTTTGCCTGAGGTCTGCCTGCAACATGTCCGACATATGGCAAAAGCTCGATCAAGAG GTTGCAGCGTCCCCGATGCCGGCGATTTATCAGAAGAAGATG ATATGGATCCTTTGCAACGACTGTGGCATGACGTCGAACGTGCACTTCCACATCTTGGCGCACAAGTGCCCTGGATGCAGCTCTTACAACACCCGGCAGACGAGGGGCGATCCAGCTGCATGCTCCAGAGTTTGA
- the LOC136552933 gene encoding E3 ubiquitin-protein ligase RZFP34-like isoform X1 — MRCLPCALVEPTYTCTALPPAYIARGSPCRADCGVALGSTSLLTGHGAAPEASEQPPDRARRRPCLAPSPVRSPRYARCMHRPTISESEIRKEQDNKGERCDVRAMDADAGPERYGCAHYRRKCKIRAPCCGEVFDCRHCHNEAKDSLEVSIQDRHVVPRHDIKLVLLALPARHMKINSFVDRYNKIVQIVEHVSVNTSARNATSSMMISIPSSVFSGFVSCSLTFQVSKNQFHCDGCGICRTGGAENFYHCDKCGCCYTSLLKDSHHCVDRAMHHNCPVCIEYLFDSTKAISVLHCGHTIHLECLYEMRTHQQFSCPVCLRSACNMSDIWQKLDQEVAASPMPAIYQKKMIWILCNDCGMTSNVHFHILAHKCPGCSSYNTRQTRGDPAACSRV, encoded by the exons ATGCGATGCCTACCTTGTGCCCTTGTTGAACCCACGTACACTTGCACTGCACTCCCGCCTGCCTATATAGCCCGCGGTAGCCCGTGCCGTGCGGATTGCGGAGTGGCATTGGGCAGCACGTCCCTGCTCACGGGCCACGGCGCGGCACCGGAAGCGAGCGAGCAACCGCCGGATCGGGCGCGGCGCCGCCCCTGCCTCGCGCCTTCGCCGGTGCGCTCACCCAGGTACGCACG gtgcatgcatcggcctacgaTATCTGAGTCTGAGATCAGAAAAGAACAAGATAACAAAGGGGAAAGGTGCGACGTGCGAGCAATGGACGCTGATGCCGGGCCAGAGCGATACGG GTGCGCGCACTACAGGAGGAAATGCAAGATACGGGCGCCGTGCTGCGGCGAGGTATTTGACTGCAGGCACTGCCACAACGAAGCCAAG GATTCACTTGAGGTCAGCATCCAAGACCGCCACGTGGTTCCCCGTCACGACATCAAGCTG GTGCTGTTGGCGTTACCTGCACGTCACATGAAAATCAACTCATTTGTTGACAGGTACAACAAGATTGTTCAAATTGTGGAGCATGTCTCGGTAAATACTTCTGCGCGAAATGCAACTTCTTCGATGATGAT AAGTATTCCATCTTCTGTTTTCTCCGGTTTTGTGTCGTGTTCCCTGACATTTCAGGTATCAAAGAACCAATTTCACTGTGATGGATGCGGCATATGTAG AACCGGTGGTGCAGAGAATTTCTATCACTGTGATAAATGCG GTTGCTGCTATACCTCTCTGTTGAAGGATTCTCACCATTGCGTGGACAGAGCTATGCATCACAACTGCCCCGTATGCATTGAG TATCTATTCGACTCGACGAAAGCTATCAGTGTGCTCCATTGCGGACACACGATTCACCTGGAATGCCTGTACGAGATGAGAACGCATCAGCA GTTCTCATGCCCGGTTTGCCTGAGGTCTGCCTGCAACATGTCCGACATATGGCAAAAGCTCGATCAAGAG GTTGCAGCGTCCCCGATGCCGGCGATTTATCAGAAGAAGATG ATATGGATCCTTTGCAACGACTGTGGCATGACGTCGAACGTGCACTTCCACATCTTGGCGCACAAGTGCCCTGGATGCAGCTCTTACAACACCCGGCAGACGAGGGGCGATCCAGCTGCATGCTCCAGAGTTTGA
- the LOC136552933 gene encoding E3 ubiquitin-protein ligase RZFP34-like isoform X3: protein MRCLPCALVEPTYTCTALPPAYIARGSPCRADCGVALGSTSLLTGHGAAPEASEQPPDRARRRPCLAPSPVRSPRYARCMHRPTISESEIRKEQDNKGERCDVRAMDADAGPERYGCAHYRRKCKIRAPCCGEVFDCRHCHNEAKDSLEVSIQDRHVVPRHDIKLVLLALPARHMKINSFVDRYNKIVQIVEHVSVNTSARNATSSMMISIPSSVFSGFVSCSLTFQVSKNQFHCDGCGICRTGGAENFYHCDKCGCCYTSLLKDSHHCVDRAMHHNCPVCIEYLFDSTKAISVLHCGHTIHLECLYEMRTHQQFSCPVCLRSACNMSDIWQKLDQEVAASPMPAIYQKKMVRARSLEYGSFATTVA, encoded by the exons ATGCGATGCCTACCTTGTGCCCTTGTTGAACCCACGTACACTTGCACTGCACTCCCGCCTGCCTATATAGCCCGCGGTAGCCCGTGCCGTGCGGATTGCGGAGTGGCATTGGGCAGCACGTCCCTGCTCACGGGCCACGGCGCGGCACCGGAAGCGAGCGAGCAACCGCCGGATCGGGCGCGGCGCCGCCCCTGCCTCGCGCCTTCGCCGGTGCGCTCACCCAGGTACGCACG gtgcatgcatcggcctacgaTATCTGAGTCTGAGATCAGAAAAGAACAAGATAACAAAGGGGAAAGGTGCGACGTGCGAGCAATGGACGCTGATGCCGGGCCAGAGCGATACGG GTGCGCGCACTACAGGAGGAAATGCAAGATACGGGCGCCGTGCTGCGGCGAGGTATTTGACTGCAGGCACTGCCACAACGAAGCCAAG GATTCACTTGAGGTCAGCATCCAAGACCGCCACGTGGTTCCCCGTCACGACATCAAGCTG GTGCTGTTGGCGTTACCTGCACGTCACATGAAAATCAACTCATTTGTTGACAGGTACAACAAGATTGTTCAAATTGTGGAGCATGTCTCGGTAAATACTTCTGCGCGAAATGCAACTTCTTCGATGATGAT AAGTATTCCATCTTCTGTTTTCTCCGGTTTTGTGTCGTGTTCCCTGACATTTCAGGTATCAAAGAACCAATTTCACTGTGATGGATGCGGCATATGTAG AACCGGTGGTGCAGAGAATTTCTATCACTGTGATAAATGCG GTTGCTGCTATACCTCTCTGTTGAAGGATTCTCACCATTGCGTGGACAGAGCTATGCATCACAACTGCCCCGTATGCATTGAG TATCTATTCGACTCGACGAAAGCTATCAGTGTGCTCCATTGCGGACACACGATTCACCTGGAATGCCTGTACGAGATGAGAACGCATCAGCA GTTCTCATGCCCGGTTTGCCTGAGGTCTGCCTGCAACATGTCCGACATATGGCAAAAGCTCGATCAAGAG GTTGCAGCGTCCCCGATGCCGGCGATTTATCAGAAGAAGATGGTAAGGGCACGTTCTTTAGA ATATGGATCCTTTGCAACGACTGTGGCATGA